The genomic interval TGGGACCACGACTTCGGCGATATGCGGATCCGCCTCGGATTCGGCGAGGGGGCGTCGCCCGTGCTGCACGGCGACTCGATCATCGTGCTCTGGGATCATCAGGGACCCTCGTTCGTTACGGCGCTCGACAAGCGGACCGGCGCCGAACGCTGGCGCGTCGACCGGGCTGAAGAGACGACCTGGACGACGCCGCTCGTCGTCGAGCATGACGGTCAGGCCCAGGTGATAACGAGCGCCACCGACCGCATACGGAGTTACTCGGCGGAGACCGGTGCGCTCCTCTGGGAGGGGGAGGGCGTCACGCTGAACGCCATCCCGTCACCCGTGGCGGCCGACGGGGTGGTCTACCTGATGAGTGGCTACCGCGGGAACCGGCTGTATGCCGTCGACCTGTCTCGCGCGCAGGGCGAGATCACCGAGAGCGACGCGATCGTCTGGTCTCTTGAGCGCGATACGCCGTATGTGCCGTCACCCGTCCTGCACGATGGCATTCTCTATTTCACCAAGAGCAATTCGGGGATACTCTCGGCCCACGATGCGGCTACCGGCCGTCCGCTCTACGGCCCGGAGCGACTGCCCGGCATCCGAGAGATCTACGCCTCGCCGGTGGTAGCGAACGGCCGGCTCTACATCACGAGCCGCGACGGAACGACGCTGGTAATCGCGACGGGGCCGGAGATGGAGGTGTTGGCGACCAACACCCTGGACGACGCAATCGACGCCTCCGCCGCCGTCGTGGGAGACGAAATCTACCTGCGGGGCGGGCAGTTCCTCTACTGCATTGCCGCTAGCTGACGGGCTTTGCACGGACCGACGTGCGATGGTTTCGGCGCAGCGTGCATATTAAATGCACATGGCGATGCAGTTAATATGCGGAGGCTTGGCGCGTGCCTCATATTAATAGCACGACGTAAGACTTTAGTATGCGGATCCTGACCCTGACCGCGGGCGCAGGCGGCATGTATTGCGGCAGTTGCATCCGCGACAACACGCTGGCGCAAGCGCTCACGCGGCTGGGTCACGAGCCGATTCTGGTTCCGCTCTACACGCCTCCCCGCACCGACGAACCCAGCGCCAGCAGCGGACGTCGCATCTTCTTCGGCGGCGTCAGCGTGTTCCTGGAGCAGCAGGCCGGTTTCTTCCGGGGGACGCCGTGGCTGGTCGATCGTCTCTGGGATTCACGCTGGCTCCTGCGGCTCGTGTCGAAGTTGGGGATGCCGACGCAGCCGGAGGCGCTCGGCGCGCTCACAGTTTCCATGCTGGAGGGTCGCCACGGCCACCAGCGCAAGGAATTCGACAAGCTGCTTCACTGGCTTCGCACCGAACCGCGTCCCGATGTCGTCGACATTTCGTACTCGCTGCTGATTTCGCTGGCGCCGGAGCTGCGCGCCGCCCTCGACCGTCCCATTTGCTGCACGCTGCAGGGAGAGGACATCTTCCTCGACCACCTGGTCGAGCCTTACCACAGCCGCGCCCTGGCGTTGATCCGGCAGCACGCGCAGGCGGTCGATCGTTTCATCGCGGTGAGCGACTACTACGCTGGCCATATGGCGGAATACCTGCAGATTCCGGGAGCGAAGATCGACGTTGTGCCGTTGGGCATCACCGCCGACAACTATCCGCCGCAGGATCGCGGCGAGAAGGGCGATGCGCCGTTCACTATCGGCTATCTGGGACGCATCGCGCCGGAAAAGGGAGTGCACCTGCTCGCCGATGCCTATCACCGCCTGCGCTCCGATGGTCAGCTGGAGGGCAGCCGCCTCGAGCTGGCCGGCTGGGTCGGCCCCGAGCACCGTGGCTATCTCGACGGCATCCTCGCATCGGTCCGTGAGCGGGGCCTGGGCGACGCCGTGCACTACCGCGGCGTTCTGGAGCTCGAGGACAAGGTAGCGTTTCTTGGCCGCCTCGATCTGTTTGCCGTCCCCGCTACCTACGACGACCCGAAGGGACTGTCGCTGATCGAAGCTATGGCCTGCGGCACGCCGGTCGTCGCGGCCCGCCGCGGCACCTATGTCGAGCTGCTCGAGCGCACGGGCGGCGGCGTATTGATTCCCCCGGACGATATCGACGCCCTGACGGAGACACTCCGGTGTCTCCACGAAGATGGCGATTCGCGCCGCGAGCTTGCCACGCGTGGCGCCGCCGCCACTCGTGAGCACTACACCGCCGAGGTGATGGCCCGCCGCGCCCTTGACGTATATCGGCGGCTCACCGAGCGTCCCGAAGCCGCGACGGCATAGTCCAGTCCGTTCGCGCCGTCCGTCTTAGGTGCGATCCGCCGGGGCGGAGATATAATCGCCCCTTCTCGGTCTATGTTCATGACGCGAGGCTCGGCGTTTCCTGCGGCGGCACTGTCGGCCGCTCTGGCGGTTGGCGGCCTCGTCCTTTCGGCCGCCGAGACGCGGACGATACCTGGGCTGCCATCCCTGGCGGCGGAGGCTCGGGATGCGATCGTCGATCGTGCCGGGGAGTTGCCCCGCCTCCGCAGCCTGCTCATGTCGGTCGACGGCGAGCTGATTGAAGAGCATTACTTCAACGGCACGAGCGAGCGGACCGTTGCCAACCTGAAGTCGGCGTCGAAGTCGATCATCTCGGTCCTGGTGGGGATCGCCATCAACCGGGGCGACATCCGGAGCGTCGGTCAGCCCATTGTCGATTTCTTCCCGGAAGAGCTGGCCGGCGCCGAGGCGCCGAGGCGGTCGATCACGGTAGAGGACCTGCTGACGATGCGAGCCGGCCTCGAGACCACCTCGAACCGGAACTACGGCCGGTGGGTGCAGAGCCGCAACTGGGTGCGGCACGTGCTGACACGGCCGATGGTGGACCAGCCCGGCGGGCGGATGATCTACAGCACCGGGAGCACGCACCTGCTCTCAGCCATCCTGACCCGCGCCACGGGCATGAGCACGCTGGAGTACGGGCGCCGCTACCTCGCGCGGCCCCTCGGCATCACGCTGCCGGCCTGGTTGCGCGACCCGCAGGGCGTCTATTTTGGCGGCAACGAGATGACCATGACGCCGCGCGCGATGATGGCAGTGGGCGACCTCTACCGGCGCGGCGGATCAGTTGACGGGTTCGAGGTAGTGTCGCCCGAGTGGGTGCGGGAGTCGTTCACGCCTCGTACCGCGTCCCGCTACAGCCGGCGTCAGTACGGCTACGGCTGGTGGATGCGCCTGTTGGGCGGACACCCCGCGTACTACGCGTGGGGCTACGGCGGTCAGTTCATATTTGTCGTTCCGGACCTGGACAGCGTGATC from Acidobacteriota bacterium carries:
- a CDS encoding PQQ-binding-like beta-propeller repeat protein, whose protein sequence is MVRRPTARLAAVGCLIVLGAATLLAQAPEGDDWPQWRGPLATGVAPSGNPPLRWSETENIRWKIPIPGGGSASPIVWGDHVFVLTAVPAGEGEGGTGFFGRLRNRIMGTTGSDELLHFVIVAINRRDGSVAWERTAVTQQPHEGRHNTNSWASASAVTDGEVVCAFFGSRGLYCYDMDGTPLWDHDFGDMRIRLGFGEGASPVLHGDSIIVLWDHQGPSFVTALDKRTGAERWRVDRAEETTWTTPLVVEHDGQAQVITSATDRIRSYSAETGALLWEGEGVTLNAIPSPVAADGVVYLMSGYRGNRLYAVDLSRAQGEITESDAIVWSLERDTPYVPSPVLHDGILYFTKSNSGILSAHDAATGRPLYGPERLPGIREIYASPVVANGRLYITSRDGTTLVIATGPEMEVLATNTLDDAIDASAAVVGDEIYLRGGQFLYCIAAS
- a CDS encoding serine hydrolase; translation: MSVDGELIEEHYFNGTSERTVANLKSASKSIISVLVGIAINRGDIRSVGQPIVDFFPEELAGAEAPRRSITVEDLLTMRAGLETTSNRNYGRWVQSRNWVRHVLTRPMVDQPGGRMIYSTGSTHLLSAILTRATGMSTLEYGRRYLARPLGITLPAWLRDPQGVYFGGNEMTMTPRAMMAVGDLYRRGGSVDGFEVVSPEWVRESFTPRTASRYSRRQYGYGWWMRLLGGHPAYYAWGYGGQFIFVVPDLDSVIVATSSPNPGDGRRTHRRELDRLLERQLVPALRRAKAAATANGNS
- a CDS encoding glycosyltransferase family 4 protein — its product is MRILTLTAGAGGMYCGSCIRDNTLAQALTRLGHEPILVPLYTPPRTDEPSASSGRRIFFGGVSVFLEQQAGFFRGTPWLVDRLWDSRWLLRLVSKLGMPTQPEALGALTVSMLEGRHGHQRKEFDKLLHWLRTEPRPDVVDISYSLLISLAPELRAALDRPICCTLQGEDIFLDHLVEPYHSRALALIRQHAQAVDRFIAVSDYYAGHMAEYLQIPGAKIDVVPLGITADNYPPQDRGEKGDAPFTIGYLGRIAPEKGVHLLADAYHRLRSDGQLEGSRLELAGWVGPEHRGYLDGILASVRERGLGDAVHYRGVLELEDKVAFLGRLDLFAVPATYDDPKGLSLIEAMACGTPVVAARRGTYVELLERTGGGVLIPPDDIDALTETLRCLHEDGDSRRELATRGAAATREHYTAEVMARRALDVYRRLTERPEAATA